A window of Rhabdothermincola salaria contains these coding sequences:
- a CDS encoding CpaF family protein, with amino-acid sequence MSLYKRLHDVQGAPEAGAPRRDPILDDLRQRIHHHLIEELGPIIYDKRLSEDDLRKRVNEQLHVALAAERAPLSAADKAQLIQDVSDDILGYGPIDRLLREDDISEVMVNGPEQVYVERNGKLEKSTANFVDDVHLRRIIDKIVGEIGRRIDEANPLCDARLPDGSRVNAVIHPLAIGGPFLTIRKFAKEKLQIDDLIRFGTLNAHSARFLQACVVGRLNVMVSGGTGTGKTTTLNVLSSFIPEGERIVTVEDAKELQLHQDHVLALEARPANIEGRGEITIRDLVKNCLRMRPDRIVVGECRSGEALDMLQAMNTGHDGSLTTVHSNSPRDTLARLETLVLMAGFDLPVRAIREQMAAALDVIVHLSRLRDGTRRITHITEVQGMEGDVITLQDIFLFDYGMGVDEHGRFKGHLKATGVRPKFAEKLSDMGIRLGQEVFQPEGFARRASG; translated from the coding sequence ATGTCCCTCTACAAGCGTCTCCACGATGTGCAGGGTGCCCCGGAAGCCGGGGCACCCCGTCGCGACCCGATCCTCGACGACCTGCGCCAGCGGATCCACCACCACCTGATCGAAGAGCTCGGCCCGATCATCTACGACAAGCGCTTGTCCGAGGACGACCTGCGCAAGCGGGTGAACGAACAGCTGCACGTGGCCCTGGCCGCCGAGCGGGCCCCGCTGTCGGCCGCCGACAAGGCCCAGCTCATCCAGGACGTCTCCGACGACATCCTCGGCTACGGCCCGATCGATCGCCTCCTGAGGGAGGACGACATCTCCGAGGTCATGGTCAACGGCCCCGAGCAGGTCTACGTCGAGCGCAACGGCAAGCTCGAGAAGTCCACGGCCAACTTCGTCGACGACGTCCACCTGCGGCGCATCATCGACAAGATCGTCGGCGAGATCGGCCGGCGCATCGACGAGGCCAACCCGCTCTGCGATGCCCGTCTGCCCGACGGCTCGCGCGTCAACGCCGTCATCCACCCCCTCGCCATCGGCGGGCCCTTCCTCACGATCCGGAAGTTCGCCAAAGAGAAGCTCCAGATCGACGACCTCATCCGCTTCGGCACCCTCAACGCCCATTCGGCCCGCTTCCTGCAGGCCTGCGTGGTGGGTCGGCTCAACGTCATGGTCTCCGGGGGCACCGGCACCGGCAAGACCACCACCCTCAACGTGCTGTCATCGTTCATCCCCGAGGGCGAGCGCATCGTCACCGTGGAGGACGCCAAGGAGCTCCAGCTCCACCAGGACCACGTCCTCGCCCTCGAGGCCCGGCCGGCCAACATCGAGGGGCGGGGCGAGATCACCATTCGCGACCTGGTGAAGAACTGCCTGCGGATGCGCCCCGACCGCATCGTGGTGGGGGAGTGCCGCTCCGGTGAGGCCCTCGACATGCTCCAGGCCATGAACACCGGCCACGACGGGTCGCTCACGACGGTGCACTCCAACAGCCCGCGCGACACCCTGGCCCGCCTCGAGACCCTGGTGCTCATGGCCGGCTTCGATCTGCCGGTGCGGGCCATCCGCGAGCAGATGGCGGCGGCGCTCGACGTCATCGTGCACCTCAGCCGGCTCCGCGACGGCACCCGTCGCATCACCCACATCACCGAGGTGCAGGGCATGGAGGGCGATGTCATCACCCTCCAGGACATCTTCTTGTTCGACTACGGGATGGGCGTCGACGAGCACGGCCGCTTCAAGGGGCACCTCAAGGCCACCGGCGTGCGACCCAAGTTCGCCGAGAAGCTGTCCGACATGGGCATCCGCCTCGGCCAGGAAGTCTTCCAGCCCGAGGGCTTCGCTCGCCGGGCCTCGGGCTGA
- the rpsA gene encoding 30S ribosomal protein S1: protein MGSFDEQGQYVPRQVVADDLEGVSLDDAYTQSMVQVEDGQIVEGTVVKVDRDEVLLDIGYKSEGVIPSRELSIRNDVDPAEIVALGDEIEALVLQKEDKEGRLVLSKKRAQYERAWGTIEKIKEEEGVVSGPVIEVVKGGLILDIGLRGFLPASLVELRRVRDLAPYVGRTLEAKIIELDKNRNNVVLSRRAWLEETQKEQREDFLANLKPGEVRRGTVSSVVNFGAFVDLGGMDGLVHVSELSWKHVDHPGSVVAVGDEIDVQVLEVDLSRERISLSLKATQQDPWQEFASNHQVGELVYGRVTKLVPFGAFVQVGDGIEGLVHISEMSAHHVDLPEQVVTPGEELWVKIIDLDLQRRRISLSIKQAAEGGIVAAEYQEHFGEHAYDEEGNYIGFTGETESSEGQEAWAEYYAEHGVDAEAPEVDPAAPAAPEAEAPPAAAPEAAAPEAAEAAEPEPPAEEA, encoded by the coding sequence ATGGGGAGCTTCGACGAACAGGGCCAGTACGTGCCCCGCCAGGTGGTCGCCGACGACCTCGAGGGCGTCTCGCTCGACGATGCGTACACCCAGTCGATGGTCCAGGTCGAGGACGGCCAGATCGTCGAGGGCACCGTGGTCAAGGTCGACCGCGACGAGGTCCTGCTCGACATCGGCTACAAGTCCGAGGGCGTCATCCCCTCGCGTGAGCTGTCGATCCGCAACGACGTCGACCCCGCCGAGATCGTCGCCCTGGGCGACGAGATCGAAGCCCTCGTCCTGCAGAAGGAGGACAAGGAGGGTCGCCTCGTCCTGTCCAAGAAGCGGGCCCAGTACGAGCGGGCCTGGGGCACGATCGAGAAGATCAAGGAAGAAGAAGGCGTCGTCAGCGGCCCGGTCATCGAGGTCGTCAAGGGCGGCCTCATCCTCGACATCGGCCTGCGCGGCTTCCTGCCGGCGTCGCTGGTCGAGCTGCGCCGGGTCCGCGACCTCGCCCCCTACGTGGGGCGCACGCTCGAGGCCAAGATCATCGAGCTCGACAAGAATCGCAACAACGTGGTGCTCTCCCGCCGAGCCTGGCTCGAGGAGACGCAGAAGGAGCAGCGCGAGGACTTCCTCGCCAACCTCAAGCCCGGCGAGGTCCGTCGCGGCACGGTGTCGTCGGTCGTGAACTTCGGCGCCTTCGTCGACCTCGGCGGCATGGACGGCCTGGTGCACGTCTCCGAGCTGTCCTGGAAGCACGTCGACCACCCCGGTTCGGTGGTGGCCGTCGGCGACGAGATCGACGTGCAGGTGCTCGAGGTCGACCTGTCCCGCGAGCGCATCAGCCTGTCGCTCAAGGCCACCCAGCAGGACCCGTGGCAGGAGTTCGCCTCCAACCACCAGGTCGGCGAGCTGGTCTACGGCCGGGTCACCAAGCTGGTGCCGTTCGGTGCGTTCGTGCAGGTGGGCGACGGCATCGAGGGCCTGGTGCACATCTCGGAGATGTCGGCGCACCACGTCGACCTCCCGGAGCAGGTCGTCACCCCCGGCGAGGAGCTGTGGGTCAAGATCATCGACCTGGACCTGCAGCGTCGTCGCATCAGCCTGTCGATCAAGCAGGCCGCCGAGGGCGGCATCGTGGCCGCCGAGTACCAGGAGCACTTCGGCGAGCACGCCTACGACGAAGAGGGCAACTACATCGGCTTCACCGGTGAGACCGAGTCGAGCGAGGGCCAGGAGGCCTGGGCCGAGTACTACGCCGAGCACGGCGTCGACGCCGAGGCCCCCGAGGTCGACCCCGCCGCACCCGCGGCCCCCGAGGCCGAGGCCCCGCCGGCCGCGGCCCCCGAGGCGGCCGCCCCGGAGGCTGCGGAGGCCGCCGAGCCCGAGCCCCCGGCCGAAGAGGCCTGA
- a CDS encoding AAA family ATPase produces the protein MTSPFSGSSGDGFPDLPPTAGDGGGGEARVAVAVVDDDQATRSRMAMQLGNGTAAFASIGELAASLTGAPVVVVLGPSLATSSDLSTTEQLLAARREVGAIMVTDELSTDTLQRALRAGVKDVLQAPVDSNQFDEAIGRVAATLRPAPATAPPMVVEGEAPGELGRVIMVFSTKGGSGKSVIASNLAVLLAERSEKPVVLVDADLQFGDVAVMLKLTPQHTIVDAVGSLDRLDDTLLKELLATHEPEGLWVLPAPLEPAFADQIGAAEMVRIVEQLRSFAGHVVIDTPAYFNDVVLGLIEISDDVLLVAGMDIPNIKNVKIGLQTLRLLNTPMEKLRLILNRANSKVRLDASEVERTLGVQADALIPSDIVVPQSVNRGEPVVHVAPKSSVAKSFNELADLFLPAPAKKRRR, from the coding sequence GTGACCAGCCCGTTCTCCGGATCGTCCGGTGATGGATTTCCCGACCTCCCCCCGACCGCCGGCGACGGCGGTGGTGGGGAGGCGCGGGTCGCGGTGGCGGTGGTCGACGACGACCAGGCCACCCGGTCGCGCATGGCGATGCAGCTCGGCAACGGCACGGCCGCCTTTGCCAGCATCGGGGAGCTGGCGGCGTCGCTGACGGGTGCGCCCGTGGTGGTGGTGCTGGGGCCGTCGCTGGCCACCAGCTCGGACCTCTCGACCACCGAGCAGCTGCTGGCCGCCCGGCGGGAGGTGGGCGCCATCATGGTGACCGACGAGCTGTCCACCGACACGCTCCAGCGGGCCCTGCGGGCCGGCGTCAAGGACGTGCTGCAGGCCCCGGTCGACTCCAACCAGTTCGACGAGGCCATCGGCCGGGTGGCGGCCACCTTGCGGCCGGCACCGGCGACGGCCCCGCCCATGGTCGTCGAGGGCGAGGCTCCCGGCGAGCTCGGTCGGGTCATCATGGTGTTCTCCACCAAGGGCGGCTCGGGCAAGTCGGTCATCGCCTCCAACCTGGCCGTGCTCCTGGCCGAGCGCAGCGAGAAGCCGGTCGTGCTGGTCGACGCCGACCTGCAGTTCGGCGACGTGGCCGTGATGCTCAAGCTCACGCCCCAGCACACCATCGTCGACGCCGTCGGCTCGCTCGACCGCCTCGACGACACCCTGCTCAAGGAGCTCCTCGCCACCCACGAGCCCGAAGGGCTCTGGGTCCTCCCGGCCCCGCTCGAGCCGGCGTTCGCCGACCAGATCGGCGCCGCCGAGATGGTGCGCATCGTCGAGCAGCTGCGCAGCTTCGCCGGTCACGTGGTCATCGACACCCCGGCGTACTTCAACGACGTCGTGCTCGGGCTCATCGAGATCAGCGACGACGTGCTGTTGGTGGCGGGCATGGACATCCCCAACATCAAGAACGTCAAGATCGGCCTGCAGACCCTCCGGCTGCTCAACACCCCGATGGAGAAGCTGCGCCTGATCCTGAACCGGGCCAACTCCAAGGTCCGCCTCGACGCCTCGGAGGTCGAGCGCACCCTCGGCGTGCAGGCCGATGCCCTCATCCCCAGCGACATCGTGGTGCCGCAGTCGGTGAACCGGGGCGAGCCCGTGGTCCACGTGGCCCCCAAGTCGTCGGTCGCCAAGTCGTTCAACGAGTTGGCCGACCTCTTCCTCCCTGCGCCGGCCAAGAAGCGCCGGCGGTGA
- the polA gene encoding DNA polymerase I, which produces MSKLMLIDGNSLAYRAFFALPTDLATASGQVTNAVFGFTSMLVNLIRDHEPDHLAVAFDRPEPTFRHEALDTYKANREEAPDILRQQLGLVRQVVEVLHIPVLELAGYEADDIIATLATAGRDRGDDVLVVTGDRDSYQLVEDPHVKVLYNKRGVSDYALYDEAGIAERTGVHPSKYLEYAALRGDPSDNLPGVPGVGEKTAAKLINNHGDLDGIFAHLEEQTPKLRQNLGEHETQVRANAVIMKLVRDAPVDVDPDQLVLGDYDLDEVRELFDFLEFRTLYDRLLEALAALTGDDSVVSTGSGLDVLEAERRDLDDPAAAVGVLEALAAGEGPLAVAATWVGTEGRSALEGLAVVTDPETADVAWLPAAVLSQADVHTALAALLGDGGRPLVAHGAKALMRSLDELDVDVRTLALDTMIAAYLLDPAEARYALEELLERYAELRLPDEGDVAEGQLDFGGEAGPDGQKAARHALAVHRLVEPLQAALDARGLRTLHDDVETPLVRVLARMEIVGVGIDRQELQRLSDELVAECDRLRAQICEDAGEEFNVNSTVKLREVLFDRLGLTPQKKTKTGYSTDAASLEKLKGQHPIVEHLLSYREVEKLRSTYGEALLAEVADDGRIHATFNQTVARTGRLSSDAPNLHNIPVRTEIGRAFRRAFVPAPGHQLLVADYNQIELRCIAHLAEDPGLIEAFETEQDIHTTTAARVFGVEPGEVTLEQRSKAKMVSYGLAYGMEAYGLGQRLGIPTGEAQTILDAYFVAFPAVHDYMDRTVAEARERGYTETLFGRRRQIPELSSGNFRIRQAGERQAMNAGIQGLAADIFKVALVRLDRALEDAGTTSRLILQVHDEVICEVTPDELDAVTGLVLDAMSGAFALRVPLAVNLAVGDSWADAKG; this is translated from the coding sequence ATGAGCAAGCTGATGCTCATCGACGGCAACTCGTTGGCCTACCGGGCCTTCTTCGCCCTGCCCACCGATCTGGCCACCGCGTCGGGCCAGGTCACCAACGCGGTGTTCGGGTTCACGTCGATGCTGGTCAACCTGATCCGCGACCACGAGCCCGACCACCTGGCCGTGGCCTTCGACCGACCCGAGCCGACCTTCCGCCACGAGGCGCTCGACACCTACAAGGCCAACCGCGAAGAGGCTCCCGACATCCTGCGCCAGCAGCTCGGCCTGGTCCGCCAGGTGGTGGAGGTGCTGCACATCCCCGTGCTGGAGCTGGCCGGCTACGAGGCCGACGACATCATCGCCACCCTCGCCACCGCCGGGCGCGACCGAGGCGACGACGTCCTCGTGGTCACCGGCGACCGCGACAGCTACCAGCTCGTCGAGGACCCGCACGTCAAGGTCCTCTACAACAAGCGCGGCGTCTCCGACTACGCCCTCTACGACGAAGCCGGCATCGCCGAGCGCACCGGGGTGCATCCTTCCAAGTACCTCGAGTACGCCGCGTTGCGGGGCGATCCCTCCGACAACCTGCCGGGCGTGCCGGGGGTGGGGGAGAAGACGGCGGCCAAGCTGATCAACAACCACGGCGACCTCGACGGCATCTTCGCCCACCTCGAGGAGCAGACCCCGAAGCTGCGTCAGAACCTCGGCGAGCACGAGACCCAGGTGCGGGCCAACGCGGTGATCATGAAGCTGGTGCGCGACGCCCCGGTCGACGTCGATCCCGATCAGCTGGTCCTGGGCGACTACGACCTCGACGAGGTCCGCGAGCTGTTCGACTTCCTCGAGTTCCGCACCCTCTACGACCGTCTGCTCGAAGCGCTCGCCGCTCTCACCGGCGACGACTCGGTGGTGAGCACCGGGTCCGGGCTCGACGTGCTCGAGGCCGAACGACGCGACCTCGACGACCCTGCTGCCGCCGTCGGTGTGCTCGAGGCGCTGGCCGCCGGGGAAGGCCCGTTGGCGGTGGCGGCCACGTGGGTGGGCACCGAGGGGCGCTCGGCGCTCGAGGGCCTGGCCGTCGTCACCGATCCCGAGACGGCCGACGTGGCGTGGCTGCCCGCCGCGGTGCTGAGCCAGGCCGATGTGCACACCGCGCTCGCCGCGCTGCTGGGCGACGGCGGCCGACCGTTGGTGGCCCACGGCGCCAAGGCGCTGATGCGCAGCCTCGACGAGCTCGACGTCGACGTGCGCACCCTCGCCCTCGACACCATGATCGCCGCCTACCTGCTCGACCCGGCCGAGGCCCGCTACGCCCTCGAGGAGCTCCTCGAGCGCTACGCCGAGCTGCGCCTCCCCGACGAGGGCGACGTGGCCGAGGGCCAGCTCGACTTCGGCGGCGAGGCCGGGCCCGACGGCCAGAAGGCGGCCCGCCACGCCCTCGCCGTGCACCGCCTGGTCGAGCCCCTCCAGGCGGCCCTCGACGCCCGGGGACTGCGCACCCTCCACGACGACGTCGAGACGCCGCTGGTGCGGGTGTTGGCCCGCATGGAGATCGTGGGGGTGGGGATCGACCGCCAGGAGCTCCAGCGTCTGAGCGACGAGCTCGTGGCCGAGTGCGATCGTCTGCGCGCCCAGATCTGCGAGGACGCCGGCGAGGAGTTCAACGTCAACTCCACCGTCAAGCTGCGCGAGGTCCTCTTCGACCGGCTCGGCCTCACCCCCCAGAAGAAGACCAAGACCGGCTACTCCACCGACGCCGCGTCGCTCGAGAAGCTCAAGGGCCAGCACCCCATCGTCGAGCACCTCCTCTCCTACCGCGAGGTCGAGAAGCTGCGGTCCACCTACGGCGAGGCCCTGCTGGCCGAGGTCGCCGACGACGGCCGCATCCACGCCACGTTCAACCAGACCGTGGCCCGCACCGGACGGCTCAGCTCCGACGCGCCCAACCTGCACAACATCCCGGTGCGCACCGAGATCGGCCGGGCGTTCCGCCGGGCGTTCGTGCCCGCCCCCGGCCACCAGCTGCTGGTGGCCGACTACAACCAGATCGAGCTGCGCTGCATCGCCCACCTCGCCGAGGACCCGGGCCTCATCGAGGCCTTCGAGACCGAACAGGACATCCACACCACCACCGCGGCGCGGGTGTTCGGCGTGGAGCCCGGCGAGGTCACCCTCGAGCAGCGCTCCAAGGCCAAGATGGTCAGCTACGGGTTGGCCTACGGCATGGAGGCCTACGGGCTGGGGCAGCGCCTGGGCATCCCCACCGGTGAGGCCCAGACCATCCTCGACGCCTACTTCGTGGCCTTCCCCGCGGTGCACGACTACATGGACCGCACGGTGGCCGAGGCTCGCGAGCGGGGCTACACCGAGACCCTGTTCGGTCGGCGCCGCCAGATCCCCGAGCTGTCGTCGGGCAACTTCCGCATCCGCCAGGCCGGCGAGCGCCAGGCCATGAACGCCGGCATCCAGGGCCTGGCGGCCGACATCTTCAAGGTGGCCCTGGTCCGCCTCGACCGGGCCCTCGAGGACGCCGGCACCACCAGCCGGCTCATCCTGCAGGTCCACGACGAGGTGATCTGCGAGGTCACCCCCGACGAGCTCGACGCGGTCACCGGGCTCGTCCTCGACGCCATGTCCGGGGCCTTCGCCCTGCGCGTGCCGCTGGCCGTGAACCTGGCGGTGGGGGACTCGTGGGCCGACGCCAAGGGTTGA
- the cpaB gene encoding Flp pilus assembly protein CpaB, giving the protein MSSRRTLILIGAIVLGVVAALLLFNYVRGIEDRANDNARRVDVYVADRDIARGVPGETATADGSIGQSQIPQEFRPASAVTTTDELQGKVALFDIPASSVIVRGMFVDPAQTQISFRARLRNPEHVAVSVSTDQVRGVAGFLVPGDEVNLMVFSDVPASEDPNAASSAIQQAGRYLYQKVQILAVGESTILAPGEETDAAATPAANSGIITFNVPADAAQWIAAAQQGGGFYMTLVAPDYTPQPLPAPDLAGPLPGEDPAVLTPYGPQGNQE; this is encoded by the coding sequence GTGAGCTCGCGGAGAACCCTGATCCTCATCGGCGCCATCGTGTTGGGCGTCGTCGCCGCGTTGTTGTTGTTCAACTACGTCCGAGGCATCGAGGATCGCGCCAACGACAACGCCCGGCGCGTCGACGTCTACGTGGCCGATCGCGACATCGCCCGAGGGGTGCCCGGTGAGACGGCCACCGCCGACGGGAGCATCGGTCAGTCCCAGATCCCCCAGGAGTTCCGTCCGGCCAGCGCGGTGACCACCACCGACGAGCTGCAGGGCAAGGTGGCGCTGTTCGACATCCCGGCCAGCTCGGTCATCGTGCGGGGCATGTTCGTCGACCCGGCCCAGACCCAGATCAGCTTCCGGGCCCGTCTGCGCAACCCCGAGCACGTGGCCGTGTCCGTCTCCACCGACCAGGTGCGCGGTGTGGCCGGCTTCCTCGTCCCCGGCGACGAGGTCAACCTGATGGTCTTCTCCGACGTGCCGGCGAGCGAGGACCCCAACGCCGCCAGCAGCGCCATCCAGCAGGCGGGCCGCTACCTGTACCAGAAGGTGCAGATCCTGGCCGTGGGCGAGTCCACCATCCTGGCTCCGGGTGAGGAGACCGACGCCGCGGCCACCCCTGCGGCCAACTCGGGCATCATCACCTTCAACGTGCCGGCCGATGCCGCCCAGTGGATCGCGGCCGCTCAGCAGGGCGGCGGGTTCTACATGACGCTCGTGGCCCCGGATTACACCCCGCAGCCGTTGCCGGCCCCCGACCTGGCCGGCCCGCTGCCCGGCGAGGACCCCGCCGTGTTGACCCCGTACGGCCCCCAAGGCAACCAGGAGTAG
- a CDS encoding type II secretion system F family protein, whose amino-acid sequence MTATPTTPASTGRRARSARPVAVAAVFVVLLLALAAVVVGGPVGAQDTGSLVLRQVDTSEPADSRLQFVYTGPASEVEDARLVGNGDQISSAPPRALPGSTPIATALVFDTSTAMDESGALVAAKDAAKEWVEDRSGAAAANQVFAVYAASDTGIQIQGFTSDTERLVAAIDRVAPAAATEDQGLSAMWSAVGQAASALDARNAEQPNLVVMTGTTDNATPSAERPAARGDVTSSGATVFAAEYLNAGLDPAAVDSLVATNGGLVLRSDSGPDFGELVEEIATAITEQQYEMVYDAGVDPGTVVDLTLEVGGQSATASVVTGSSVQGEVALNPEIIESSGGVSALQGNLGLIALVLVGLLAAGLFAFAIFSLFVREDRLAQVLQPYDDAMTTSALGDGADDDADTSLARTAIVQRAVQITEQVATDRGLLVKVENALERANLPLRAGEGLFFYAAGVVLLTILAFVVGGSLILGLIVGLFAAIVPPAVVNFLAARRRKQFMALLPDTLSLLSGTLRAGYSLMQGVEAVSQEVAEPMGTELRRVVTEARLGRPLEEALDYTAVRMASPDFAWAVMAIRIQREVGGNLSELLMTVADTMVQRERLRRDVSALTAEGRVSAFVLGALPIGLGAVMFVLNPDYTNKLITEGLGNLMLAVGVVSMLIGFAWMKKIIDIEI is encoded by the coding sequence ATGACCGCCACCCCGACGACCCCGGCATCCACAGGGCGCCGCGCCCGGAGCGCCCGGCCCGTCGCCGTCGCGGCCGTGTTCGTTGTGCTGCTCCTGGCCCTGGCCGCGGTGGTCGTCGGTGGCCCCGTCGGAGCCCAGGACACCGGCTCGTTGGTCCTGCGCCAGGTCGACACGTCCGAGCCGGCCGACTCCAGGCTGCAGTTCGTCTACACGGGCCCGGCCTCCGAGGTCGAGGACGCCCGCCTGGTGGGCAACGGCGACCAGATCTCGTCGGCGCCGCCACGGGCCCTGCCCGGGTCCACCCCCATCGCCACCGCCCTGGTCTTCGACACGTCGACCGCCATGGACGAGTCGGGTGCGCTGGTGGCGGCCAAGGACGCGGCCAAGGAGTGGGTCGAGGATCGCAGCGGTGCCGCCGCGGCCAACCAGGTCTTCGCGGTGTACGCGGCCAGCGACACCGGCATCCAGATCCAGGGCTTCACCTCTGACACCGAGCGCCTGGTGGCCGCCATCGACCGGGTCGCTCCCGCGGCCGCCACCGAGGACCAGGGCCTGTCGGCGATGTGGTCGGCGGTCGGCCAGGCCGCCTCGGCCCTCGATGCCCGCAACGCCGAGCAGCCGAACCTGGTGGTGATGACGGGCACCACCGACAACGCCACTCCGTCCGCCGAGCGCCCCGCCGCTCGGGGCGACGTCACGTCGTCGGGGGCCACCGTCTTCGCCGCCGAGTACCTCAACGCGGGGCTCGACCCGGCCGCCGTCGACTCCCTGGTGGCCACCAACGGCGGGCTGGTGCTCCGCTCCGACAGCGGCCCCGACTTCGGCGAGCTCGTCGAGGAGATCGCCACCGCCATCACCGAGCAGCAGTACGAGATGGTCTACGACGCCGGCGTCGATCCGGGCACGGTGGTCGACCTCACCCTCGAGGTCGGTGGTCAGAGCGCCACCGCATCGGTGGTCACCGGTTCGTCGGTGCAGGGCGAGGTCGCCCTCAACCCCGAGATCATCGAGTCCTCCGGTGGCGTCTCGGCCCTGCAGGGCAACCTGGGGCTGATCGCACTGGTGCTGGTGGGTCTGCTGGCCGCCGGGTTGTTCGCCTTCGCCATCTTCTCGCTGTTCGTCCGCGAGGACCGCCTGGCCCAGGTGCTGCAGCCCTACGACGACGCCATGACCACCTCGGCGCTCGGCGACGGGGCTGACGACGACGCCGACACCTCGCTGGCCCGCACCGCCATCGTGCAGCGGGCCGTGCAGATCACCGAGCAGGTGGCCACCGATCGGGGGCTGCTGGTCAAGGTCGAGAACGCGCTCGAGCGGGCCAACCTCCCGCTGCGCGCCGGCGAGGGCCTCTTCTTCTACGCCGCCGGCGTGGTGTTGCTCACCATCCTCGCCTTCGTGGTGGGCGGCAGCCTCATCCTCGGCCTCATCGTCGGGCTGTTCGCCGCCATCGTCCCCCCGGCGGTGGTGAACTTCCTTGCCGCCCGGCGGCGCAAGCAGTTCATGGCCCTGCTGCCCGACACGCTCTCGCTGCTGTCGGGCACCCTGCGGGCGGGCTATTCGCTGATGCAGGGCGTGGAGGCCGTGTCCCAGGAGGTGGCCGAGCCCATGGGCACCGAGCTGCGCCGGGTGGTCACCGAGGCCCGCCTCGGCCGTCCGCTCGAGGAGGCCCTCGACTACACCGCCGTGCGCATGGCCTCGCCGGACTTCGCCTGGGCCGTCATGGCCATCCGCATCCAGCGCGAGGTCGGTGGCAACCTCTCCGAGCTGCTCATGACGGTGGCCGACACCATGGTCCAGCGCGAGCGTCTCCGCCGCGACGTGTCCGCCCTCACCGCCGAGGGGCGGGTCAGCGCCTTCGTCCTCGGGGCCCTGCCCATCGGTCTCGGAGCGGTCATGTTCGTGCTCAACCCGGACTACACCAACAAGCTCATCACCGAGGGACTGGGCAACCTGATGCTCGCCGTCGGGGTGGTGTCGATGCTCATCGGCTTCGCCTGGATGAAGAAGATCATCGACATCGAGATCTGA
- a CDS encoding class I SAM-dependent methyltransferase yields MSDHGSRPDDPVHWFESVADHLGEAYLRYSFTKGTENEVAFLVDELGLGPGHRVLDVGCGPGRHAHALGRRGIEVVGVDIARRFVDLARRDAPDGVTFERMDARALSFDGEFDAVISLCQGAFGLSGGGPMAAPLADVSAGRVAGVAPMAGPGARAGDPDAAVLDGMARALKPGGRLAVSAFSAYFQVRFLEHTDRFDAASGVNHEVTSVRSPSGEEVTTDLWTTCFTPRELRLLAVRSGLLVRDLWSVTPGEYARRDPDLDHPEFLMVAIRPSAPTSA; encoded by the coding sequence GTGAGCGACCACGGTTCCCGTCCCGACGACCCGGTCCACTGGTTCGAGTCCGTCGCCGACCACCTCGGCGAGGCCTACCTGCGGTACTCCTTCACCAAGGGCACCGAGAACGAGGTGGCGTTCCTGGTCGACGAGCTCGGGCTGGGTCCCGGGCACCGGGTGCTCGACGTGGGCTGCGGCCCGGGCCGTCACGCCCACGCCCTGGGTCGGCGGGGCATCGAGGTGGTGGGCGTCGACATCGCCCGGCGTTTCGTCGACCTCGCCCGTCGCGACGCCCCCGACGGGGTGACCTTCGAGCGCATGGACGCCCGTGCCCTCTCCTTCGACGGCGAGTTCGATGCCGTCATCTCGCTGTGCCAGGGCGCGTTCGGGCTGTCCGGGGGTGGTCCCATGGCGGCGCCGTTGGCCGACGTCTCGGCCGGCCGGGTGGCGGGGGTGGCCCCGATGGCCGGGCCCGGAGCGCGCGCCGGCGACCCCGACGCCGCCGTCCTCGACGGCATGGCCCGGGCGCTGAAGCCCGGTGGTCGCCTGGCCGTGTCGGCCTTCTCGGCCTACTTCCAGGTGCGCTTCCTCGAGCACACCGACCGCTTCGACGCCGCCTCCGGGGTGAACCACGAGGTCACCAGCGTGCGCTCGCCGAGCGGCGAGGAGGTGACCACCGATCTGTGGACCACCTGCTTCACGCCGCGCGAGCTGCGCCTGCTGGCGGTGCGATCGGGCCTTCTGGTGCGCGACCTCTGGTCGGTCACCCCCGGTGAGTACGCCCGGCGCGACCCGGACCTCGACCACCCCGAGTTCCTCATGGTCGCCATCCGCCCCTCCGCGCCGACGTCCGCCTGA